In Acanthopagrus latus isolate v.2019 chromosome 17, fAcaLat1.1, whole genome shotgun sequence, the following are encoded in one genomic region:
- the LOC119006018 gene encoding NLR family CARD domain-containing protein 3-like: MRKAEEEDEGVPPSSTSLSEEHETEPDRTEQQRAESPEPSCVSMKSDTSIGALTDFKGTEQQRADFSEPSCVSMKSDASIGALIDFKGTEQNRAEHPAPSRTSLKSGRSMDYPVDFQRQNSNSKIHQETSEVSTGRQTELDSIFMCLEENIVTFVKKELKKFRKFLSLDHPQCLEDQREDEEAIDDEEDEQRRSSKEAFLKITVQFMREMKLGELADSLQNRTIAAVSRRKLKSNLQKKFQCVFEGVAKAGNPTLLNQIYTELYITEGGTAEVNDEHEVRQIETASRKQHRPETTVRQEDMFKASPGRDEPIRTVMTKGVAGIGKTVLTQKFSLDWAEDKDNQDIQFIFPFTFRELNVLKEKKFSLVELVHHFFTETKEICSFEEFQVVFIFDSLDECRLPLDFHNTEILTDVTESTSVDVLLTNLIRGKLLPSARLWITTRPAAANQIPPGCVDMVTEIRGFTDPQKEEYFRKRYRDEEQASRIISHIKTSRSLHIMCHIPVFCWITATVLEDVLKTREGGELPKTLTQMYIHFLVVQSKVKNIKYDGGAETDPHWTPESRKMIEYLGKLAFDQLQKGNLIFYESDLTECGIDIRAASVYSGVFTQIFKEERGLYQDKVFCFVHLSVQEFLAALHVHLTFINSGVNLLSEEPSTQWSKLFKNTTDLFYQSAVDQALQSPNGHLDLFLRFLLGLSLQTNQTILRGLMTQTGSSSQGIVQYVRNKIDENLSPQRSINLFHCLNELNDRFLVEEIQQKLCSGRLCTDKLSPAQWSAVVFILLTSGGDLDVFDLKKYCKNNASDEALLRLLPVVKASTKAQLSGCNLSERSCEALSSVLSSPSSSLRELDLSNNNLQDSGVKQLCAGLESPNCRLEVLRLSGCLITKKGCGLLASALRSNPSHLRELDLTNNHYHPTDSEVKMLCDGLRLDTLRMDSFASHLKKPGLRNYACELTLNPNTANKNLILSDNNRKVTVGKEKQPYPDDPERFDYWKQLLCKDGLTGRCYWEVEWKGHVYIAVTYRGIKRRGQGGNCCLGRNDQSWTLSCSDNEGYSVLHRNRRVSIRHQTLNRVGVYLDWAAGTLSFYRVSSDQATLLYTFQTTFTEPVYPAFRIRMDPSNSSVSLCSI; encoded by the exons ATGAGgaaggctgaggaggaagatgagggagTCCCTCCCTCCAGCACCTCCCTGTCTGAGGAACATGAGACCGAACCTGACAG GACCGAGCAGCAAAGAGCAGAATCTCCTGAACCAAGCTGTGTGTCCATGAAGAGCGACACGTCCATTGGTGCCCTTACTGATTTTAAAGG GACTGAGCAGCAAAGAGCAGATTTTTCTGAACCAAGCTGTGTGTCCATGAAGAGTGACGCGTCCATTGGTGCCCTTATTGATTTTAAAGG aaccgagcagaacagagcagaacatcCGGCACCAAGTCGCACCTCCTTGAAGAGTGGCAGGTCCATGGACTATCCTGTTGATTTCCAAAgacaaaattcaaattcaaa AATTCACCAGGAGACGTCAGAGGTTTCCACTGGTCGTCAAACAGAACTGGACTCCATATTTATG TGTCTTGAGGAGAACATTGTTACTTTTGTGAAGAAAGAATTGAAGAAGTTCCGGAAGTTTCTGAGTCTAGATCATCCACAATGTTTAGAGGACCAGcgtgaggatgaggaggccatagatgatgaagaagacgaacagaggaggagcagcaagGAGGCATTTCTGAAGATCACCGTGCAGTTCATGAGAGAAATGAAGCTGGGAGAGCTGGCTGACTCTCTACAGAACA GAACAATTGCTGCAGTGAGCCGCAGAAAACTCAAATCTAACCTTCAGAAgaagttccagtgtgtgtttgagggagttgctaaagcaggaaacccaacccttctgaatcagatctacacagagctctacatcacagagggagggactgcagaggtcaatgatgaacatgaggtcagacagattgaaacagcatccaggaaacaacacagaccagaaacaacagtcagacaagaagacatgtttaaagcctcacctggaagagacgaaccaatcagaacagtgatgacaaagggagtggctggcatcgggaaaacagtcttaacacagaagttctctctggactgggctgaagacaaagacaaccaggacatacagttcatatttccattcactttcagagagctgaatgtgctgaaagagaaaaagttcagcttggtggaacttgttcatcacttcttcactgaaaccaaagaaatctgcagctttgaagagttccaggttgttttcatctttgacagtctggatgagtgtcgacttcctctggacttccacaacactgagatcctgactgatgttacagagtccacctcagtggatgtgctgctgacaaacctcatcagggggaaactgcttccctctgctcgcctctggataaccacacgacctgcagcagccaatcagatccctcctgggtgtgttgacatggtgacagagatcagagggttcactgacccacagaaggaggagtacttcaggaagagatacagagatgaggagcaggccagcagaatcatctcccacatcaagacatcacgaagcctccacatcatgtgccacatcccagtcttctgctggatcactgctacagttctggaggatgtgttgaagaccagagagggaggagagctgcccaagaccctgactcagatgtacatccacttcctggtggttcagTCCAAAGTGAAGAACATCAagtatgatggaggagctgagacagatccacactggactccagagagcaggaagatgatcGAGTATCtgggaaaactggcttttgatcAGCTAcagaaaggaaacctgatcttctatgaatcagacctgacagagtgtggcatcgatatcagagcagcctcagtgtactcaggagtgttcacacagatctttaaagaggagagaggactgtaccaggacaaggtgttctgcttcgtccatctgagtgttcaggagtttctggctgctcttcatgtccatctgacTTTCATCAACTCTGGAGTCAATCTGCTGTCAGAAGAACCATCAACCCAGTGGTCTAAACTATTCAAAAACACCACTGACCTCTTCTACCAGAGTGCTGTGGACCAGGCCTTacagagtccaaatggacaccTGGATTTGTTCCTGCGCTTCCTCCTGGGTCTTTCACTGCAGACCAATCAGACGATCTTACGAGGCCTGatgacacaaacaggaagtagctCACAAGGAATAGTTCAGTATGTCAGGAACAAGATTGATGAGAATCTGTCTCCACagagaagcatcaatctgttccactgtctgaatgaactgaatgatcGTTTTCTagtggaggagatccaacagAAACTGTGTTCAGGACGTCTGTGTACagataaactgtctcctgctcagtggtccGCTGTGGTCTTCATCTTACTGACATCTGGAGGAGATCTGGacgtgtttgacctgaagaaatactGCAAAAATAATGCGTCAGATGAGgctcttctgaggctgctgccagtTGTCAAAGCCTCCACTAAAGCTCA GCTGAGCGGTTGtaatctgtcagagagaagctgtgaagctctgtcatCAGTTCTTAGCTCACCGTCCTCCAGTCTGAgggagctggacctgagtaacaacaacctgcaggattcaggagtgaagcagctgtgtgCTGGACTGGAGAGTCCAAACTGTAGACTGGAGGTtctcag gctgtcaggctgtctgataACTAAGAAAGGCTGTGGTTTACTGGCTTCTGCTCTGAgatccaacccctcccatctgagagagctggacctgaccAACAATCATTATCATCCAACAGACTCAGAAGTTAAGATGCTTTGTGATGGACTCAGACTGGACACCCTCAG GATGGACAGTTTTGCATCACATTTAAAGAAACCTGGTCTAAGGAATt ATGCCTGTGAACTCACGCTGAACCCGAACACAGCAAACAAGAATCTCATACTGtcagacaacaacaggaaggtGACAGTGGGGAAAGAGAAGCAGCCATATCCTGATGATCCAGAGAGATTTGACtactggaaacagctgctgtgtaaGGATGGTTTAactggtcgctgttactgggaggttGAGTGGAAAGGACATGTTTATATAGCAGTGACATACAGAGGGATCAAAAGGAGAGGGCAAGGGGGCAACTGCTGTCTTGGAAGGAATGATCAGTCCTGGACTCTGAGCTGCTCTGATAATGAAGGTTACTCTGTCCTGCATCGTAACAGAAGAGTGTCCATCCGTCACCAAACCTTAAACAGAGTAGGAGTTTACCTGGACTGGGCCgctggcactctgtccttctacagagtGTCTTCTGACCAGGCGACCCTCCTCTACACCTTCCAAACCACATTCACTGAGCCGGTCTATCCTGCATTCAGGATAAGGATGGACCCATCAAACTCCTCAGTGTCTTTGTGTTCGATATAA